From Papaver somniferum cultivar HN1 unplaced genomic scaffold, ASM357369v1 unplaced-scaffold_99, whole genome shotgun sequence, the proteins below share one genomic window:
- the LOC113346345 gene encoding dnaJ protein homolog 1-like codes for MADQHNSASTDFHNILGLAKGSSIKDVCKAYKSLVMRWHPDKHSSSNKVEAESKYKTINEAYEAIKDKKLVDENINGVHDSDSIRGGYVRSRSRREDPTTPKGSFFRHLRADSNGASPTSLSKSSSRRSHTPQPCRPKSLLKSLSRRSTTPTPSSNRPDSLSKSMSRRSASTTPIMFSCSSERAKLPPVEKTLECTLEELCHGCVKKIEVTRDVLTDNGVMVQEEEVLRIKVKPGWKKGTKITFDGMGNEKPGTLTADIIFAIDEKRHPVFKRQGDDLILKMEISLVKALTGCTLPIPLLGGEKMSISFTDVIICPGYEKIIQGQGMPTTKDPTRRGDLRIKFHIVFPTDLTQEQRSDIFNLLNESS; via the exons ATGGCAGATCAACATAATTCGGCATCAACCGACTTTCATAACATTCTTGGTCTGGCTAAGGGTTCTTCCATTAAAGATGTCTGCAAGGCTTACAAATCCCTTGTTATGCGATGGCATCCTGACAAACACAGTAGCTCCAATAAAGTTGAAGCTGAATCCAAGTATAAAACAATTAACGAAGCCTACGAG GCTATTAAAGACAAGAAACTAGTAGATGAAAACATAAACGGTGTACATGATTCCGATAGTATCAGAGGAGGATATGTGAGATCAAGATCAAGAAGGGAAGATCCGACGACCCCTAAGGGATCTTTTTTTAGACATCTTAGGGCCGATAGTAATGGTGCCTCTCCTACTTCTCTATCCAAAAGTTCGAGCCGGAGGAGTCATACTCCACAACCTTGTCGTCCAAAATCTCTGTTGAAGAGTTTGAGCCGAAGGAGCACCACCCCAACACCCAGTAGTAACCGTCCTGATTCTCTGTCTAAAAGTATGAGCAGAAGGAGTGctagcacaacaccaatcatGTTCTCATGCTCTTCGGAGCGGGCTAAACTCCCACCGGTCGAGAAGACGCTCGAATGCACACTTGAAGAATTGTGCCATGGATGTGTCAAGAAGATAGAGGTCACAAGAGACGTCTTAACAGATAACGG GGTAATGGTTCAAGAAGAGGAAGTGCTGCGGATAAAAGTAAAGCCAGGTTGGAAGAAAGGTACGAAAATCACGTTTGACGGAATGGGAAATGAGAAACCAGGAACATTGACAGCAGATATCATATTTGCGATCGATGAAAAACGACATCCGGTATTCAAGAGACAAGGTGATGACTTGATATTAAAAATGGAGATCAGCTTAGTTAAGGCTCTCACTGGCTGCACACTTCCCATACCTCTCCTGGGGGGTGAAAAGATGAGTATATCGTTCACTGATGTTATCATATGCCCTGGTTACGAAAAAATAATTcaaggccaaggcatgccaacgacGAAAGATCCGACAAGAAGAGGTGATTTGCGGATCAAATTCCATATTGTTTTTCCCACTGATTTAACACAAGAACAACGTTCCGATATCTTCAATCTTCTCAATGAAAGCTCTTGA
- the LOC113346343 gene encoding aldehyde dehydrogenase family 3 member H1-like has translation MAEEKNTCDKIIFDSETASTLVKDLRKIFLSGKTKSYEWRVEQLKSMLKMIDENEQEILDSLRIDLSKPQLEAFVSEVSLTKSACTVALKELKKWMKPEKVGTSLTTFPSSAEIVSEPLGVILIISAWNYPFLLSLDPVIGAIAAGNSVVLKPSEISPATSSLLKRFAEKYLDSSAIRVIEGAVPETSALLEQKWDKILYTGNGRVGRIVMAAAAKHLTPVVLELGGKSPVIVDSNIDLKVATRRIAAGKWGCNNGQACIAPDYIITTKSFAPKLIDAFKCTLEEFFGENHLESKDVSRIVNSNHFARLEKFLDEDKVADTIVLGGKRDKTNLKIAPTILLDAPEDSLIMNEEIFGPLLPIVTVDKVEDSFDIIRSRSKPLAAYLFTNDKKLQKEFVSSISAGGMLINDTTLHLTVHTLPFGGVGESGTGAYHGKFSFDTFSHKKGVLYRGFQGDASARYPPYTPRKQRLLRALLNGEIFGVILALIGWSKS, from the exons ATGGCGGAAGAGAAGAATACTTGTGATAAGATTATATTTGATTCAGAAACTGCTTCAACGCTGGTTAAGGATCTGAGGAAGATTTTTTTAAGTGGAAAGACTAAAAGTTATGAATGGAGAGTTGAACAATTGAAAAGTATGCTCAAAATGATTGATGAGAATGAACAAGAGATTCTTGATTCTCTTCGGATTGATCTGTCTAAACCTCAACTCGAAGCCTTCGTTTCCGAG GTTTCATTGACAAAGTCGGCTTGTACCGTGGCACTAAAGGAATTGAAGAAATGGATGAAGCCGGAGAAG GTTGGAACTTCGTTGACTACTTTTCCATCTTCGGCAGAAATTGTTTCCGAACCACTTGGAGTGATACTGATCATTTCAGCTTGGAACTATCCTTTCT TGTTATCTCTTGATCCTGTCATCGGAGCCATAGCAGCTGGCAATTCTGTGGTTCTAAAACCATCAGAAATTTCACCAGCGACTTCCTCGTTACTTAAGAGGTTTGCAGAGAAATACCTTGACAGCTCTGCAATCAGAGTTATTGAGGGTGCTGTACCTGAAACTTCTGCACTATTGGAACAGAAGTGGGACAAAATACTATATACAG GAAATGGAAGAGTGGGACGTATAGTAATGGCCGCTGCTGCGAAACACCTTACTCCTGTAGTTTTAGAGCTCGGTGGGAAATCTCCTGTCATTGTTGATTCAAACATCGATTTGAAA GTTGCTACAAGGAGAATTGCTGCAGGAAAGTGGGGATGCAATAACGGTCAAGCGTGCATTGCTCCTGATTACATCATAACCACAAAGTCTTTTGCGCCCAAGTTG ATAGATGCTTTTAAGTGCACATTGGaggaattttttggggaaaatcatttGGAATCAAAAGACGTATCCCGCATAGTGAATTCAAATCACTTTGCACGTTTAGAAAAATTCTTGGATGAAGATAAAGTTGCCGATACGATTGTTCTTGGAGGCAAACGAGATAAGACCAACTT aaaaattgCTCCAACCATCTTGCTGGATGCTCCTGAGGATTCGTTGATCATGAATGAGGAAATATTTGGGCCTTTACTACCCATTGTCACA GTTGACAAAGTGGAAGATAGCTTTGATATAATAAGGTCAAGATCGAAGCCTCTTGCAGCGTATCTCTTCACCAACGACAAGAAGCTGCAAAAGGAGTTCGTCAGTTCTATATCTGCAGGAGGGATGCTCATCAATGACACCACTCTCcat CTAACAGTTCACACACTACCTTTTGGAGGAGTAGGAGAGAGTGGAACTGGTGCTTACCACGGAAAGTTCTCATTTGATACTTTTAGCCACAAGAAGGGAGTCTTGTACCGTGGTTTCCAAGGGGATGCATCGGCTAGGTACCCACCATACACACCTCGAAAGCAAAGATTATTGAGGGCCTTGCTAAACGGTGAAATATTTGGTGTGATTCTTGCATTAATTGGATGGTCCAAGTCTTGA